NNNNNNNNNNNNNNNNNNNNNNNNNNNNNNNNNNNNNNNNNNNNNNNNNNNNNNNNNNNNNNNNNNNNNNNNNNNNNNNNNNNNNNNNNNNNNNNNNNNNNNNNNNNNNNNNNNNNNNNNNNNNNNNNNNNNNNNNNNNNNNNNNNNNATATTACCCCCATTGGCCTTATCTGAGAAAATGTCAATCCTCGTCAGAGTCTAATTCACAGCTTGGATCGCCTCAAATTGCTTAGAACTTGTCTCTTCTCCATGTCGACTTCCGCCTACAGATATGAGATGTGAATCTTAAAAGCCTCACAAGTCAAAAGTAACtcagaaaagaaagagagatataaCAGCAATGAATGAATGGCTATAGCTCTACCGGTTCTGTGGCTTGACTCATTGATGGAGTGTCTTGAAACTGTACACTAGGTACGTGTATTAGTTGTGAAAGTTTCCGTAGCAATCCGTTCCTGTAATCAAAGGCACAAGTAATTTTagtcttctttttattttgttcaccAAGTTAAGTCTTATAGCTCCATAATTAGATAAGACAAGGACGAGGAATgccaaataatttttaaaaagtaaaaagttgTGAATGGACACCACATTGAGATTACCTTAGAATCTCAATATCTCTTGGTGTGTTTAAATCTTGTTTGAAGTTTGGCTTGTAAAAAAACTCGTTGACTTTGAGATCGTTCTCAAGTTGTTCCCCAACCCCAACCGCAACAGCTGTCTGCAAACAAAggaccaagaaaaacaaacccaTCAAAAGAACTGATATgaaaaacacataataaaagTTACCAAAGAGATAAGAAACAGACCTCGTAGCACCAGCAGCGGGAAACAAAGCGAGGTTCAGAACCTCCACCACCCAAGACCATGAGAGGAACATTAAATGATCTTACGAACTGGAGGCAATCACCGTGACCCTTGATTTTCAAGTTGAACCTACCAGGCCAATTATCAGCTAATGAATCAGCACCACACTGAAGAACAACAACTTCTGGCTGATAAACTTCCGTCGCCTTGGTGATAACAGGTCTGAACAAATTGCCAAGACTTTTATCCTTGAGGCAATCTTTTAACGGTGCATTCAGAGAATACAACTCTCTCCTGTCTCCGTATCCGTATCCGTATCTTGGGAAAGACGTGAAAGAGTCGGAATCAGTGTGGAAAGAAACAGTCATAACTCTATCAGTATCGTAAAATGCTTCTTCCACTCCATCCCCACGGTGATAGCCAATATCTATGTACAGAACTCTCTGtcaacaacaaaattcagaaAAGCAAACATCAAGATTCTGAACAACGATGCATCAATCAAA
The sequence above is drawn from the Camelina sativa cultivar DH55 chromosome 4, Cs, whole genome shotgun sequence genome and encodes:
- the LOC104783891 gene encoding histone deacetylase 7-like encodes the protein MENAASLATGPDGRKRRVSYFFEPEFGQPREPYAYASHIANSLIFKHGLHRHMEIYRPILAGVSDFLRFHSRDYIDFLASVTPMTLNDPSFLLNVRRSRFFSNDVYMDREMNLFDYCRAYAGCSLTAAAKMNRREADIAINWSGGMHRAKSDKATEFCFVNDIVLAILELLKTFILSRVLYIDIGYHRGDGVEEAFYDTDRVMTVSFHTDSDSFTSFPRYGYGYGDRRELYSLNAPLKDCLKDKSLGNLFRPVITKATEVYQPEVVVLQCGADSLADNWPGRFNLKIKGHGDCLQFVRSFNVPLMVLGGGGSEPRFVSRCWCYETAVAVGVGEQLENDLKVNEFFYKPNFKQDLNTPRDIEILRNGLLRKLSQLIHVPSVQFQDTPSMSQATEPAEVDMEKRQVLSNLRRSKL